GACGATCCCTCGGTGCTGCGCAGCCTCTCGCGCATGTTCCAGCTGGAAGGGTACGCGATCGAGGGCTTCGACCACCCGCGGCAGATACTGGAGCGAAAACCCGGAGGGCGTCCGGGGTGCGTGGTGCTGGACCTGCGCATGCCGGAGCTCAACGGGCTGGAACTTCAGGAGGAGATGCGGCGCGCGGGGTGGAAGCAGCCCATCATCTTCATCAGCGGACACGGGGATGTGCCGGCGGCGGTGAAGGCCATGAAGGCCGGTGCCGTGGACTTTCTGCCCAAGCCGGTCGGCATGGCGGAACTGCTGGAAGCGGTGGAGCGGGCGTTGGCGCGGGACCGGGCGGCGGTCGCCTCCGAGCAGGAACTCGAGGCGCTGCGGGTCCGCTTCTCCACGCTGTCGCCCCGCGAGAGGGAGGTCTGCCAGGGGGTGGCGCGGGGGCTGCTCAACAAGCAGATCGCCGCCGAGCTGGGCACCGCCGAGCAGACCGTGCGCCTGCAGCGCGCCCGAGCCATGGAGAAGCTGGCGGTGGACTCGGTGCCCGAGCTGGTGCGGCTGCTGGAGCGGCTGGGCTCACCGTCGTGAAGCCAACCACTGGGACACTTCCGTCAGTCGGGGGGCATTGCCGCGGCGTTGCCAGTCCTTCTGGGACCGGGTGGCCAGCTCGAGGGCACGAGGACGCTCCTGCTTCGACTCCCAGAGGGCCTGGGCCAACACGAACCGCGTCTCCGTGGCCGCCTCCTCCGGCGCGAGCCGCAAGGCCCGCTCGAGCAAGGGCACGGCGGCCGCGGGCTTGCCGCGCGCCAGTTGGAGCAACCCCAGCCCGGTGAGCGGTTCCGCCAGTCCGGCGTGCTCTTGCGGCTGTTGTTGCAGGGCCAGCGCGCGATCCAACTGCGGCTGCGCCTCCTCATACCGGCCCAGCCGCGTGAGGGCTCGGCCCAGCAGGGTGCGCGGGATGGAGAGCATCGGGTGCTGCGGACCCAGCGCCTTCTCCAGCACCGCCAGCGCGCGCTCCAGTCGGGCCTTGGCCTCTTCATTCCGGCCCAGGTCCGCGAGCACTCCCCCCAGGTTGGTGAGCATGGCCGCCACATCCGGGTGCTCGGGCCCAAAGGTCTTCTCCTGAATGGCCAGCGCGCGCTCGAACCGCAGCCGCGCGTCTTCATACCGGCCCAGGCTCGCCAGATCGATGCCCAGGCTGGCGAGCACCTTGGAAACGTTGGGGTGCTCAGGGCCCAGCGCCTTCTCCAGGATGGCCAGGCCGCTCTCATGCCGGGCCCGGGCCTCCTCGTACCTTCCCTGCTCCAGGAGCACATTTCCCAGCTGGCTGAGCAGGGTGGCCGTCTGGAGATGATCGGGGCCCAGGGCCGCCTCCACGATGTCCAGGGCGCGCTCGTGCCGGACCCGGGCCTCCTCGAACTGGCCCAGCTCCTTGAACACGATGCCCAGGGAGGCGAGCGTGTGGGCTACCGACAGGTGCGTGGGCCCCACCGTGTCCCGCTGGATGGCCAGGGCGCGCTCGAGCCGCTCCCTCGCCTGCGCGTACTGGCCCATGCGCCGCAGCACGTTGCCCAGGTCCATGAGCGCCAGGGCCACCTGGAGGTGGCTCTTTCCGTGGAGCTTCTCTCGAAGGGACAAGACGCTCTCATAGTGCTCCCGGGCCTGCTTGAACTGGCCCACGTTCTCCAGCAGCCGACCGCGCACCTGGAGCGAGTCGGCGCGAGTCGCCTCGTCTCCCGCCAGCTCCACCACCGTCTCCACCATCGGCTCCAGCCACTCGGCGTCCTTGGGGCGGGCCTGGCGGATGCCCACCAGCAGCAGCCGAAGGTTCCAGGCTCGCGCCACCAGCACCGCATCCCTGCCCCTGGCCGCCTCGGAGATGGCCCGCAGCGCCGTGCTCTCGCTGCCCTTGTAGTCGCCCGCGCCCTCTTGCAACTGGGCCCGGAGCAGCAGGGCTCGCGCAAGCAGGGGCGCATGGCCCACCGGCTCCACCTGGGGCAGCAGCTGCTCGCTCAGCGCCAGCCCCTCTTTGTACTTTCCCGCCGAGAGCAGCACCGCCAGCGGCTCCACCCGCGCCCGCAGCGCCTCCACCCGCGCGCGCACCTGGGGATCCTCGGGAGGCGGCACCGCCGCCAACAGCGCCTGGGCATCCGCGCAGTACTCCAGCGGCGGCAGCGCCTGCGCCACCGGCACCGCCTTGTCGACGAGTTCCGGATCCGGCCCGCGCCCCAGCAGTCCGGTGAAGGTCTGGAGCTGGCTGCGCCGCTGCTCCAGGCAGGCCTCCCGCAGGAGCTCCAGGCGCTGGGCGCGCGGTGCCTCCGCCGGGTGCGCGGCCGCCACCTGGCACACTTCAATCCGCTGTTTCACCCAGGCCTGGGCGTACCCATCCAGCAGCCGCTCCACGCGCCGCGCGGTGTCTTTCGCATACGGCAGTCCCGTGGCCTCCAGGGCCTGGGTGACGCGGGCCTTCACCGGCGCGTCCCATACGCCCTCCAGGCGGCGCTCCAGACTCTCGCAGCCGGGGCCCTGCTGGCGCCCCCACGTCCAGACCGCCAGCCCCGCGAGCAGCGCCACCGACGCGGCCAGTCCGCCCATCCGCAGCCAGGTGCGGCGCCGC
The window above is part of the Cystobacter fuscus DSM 2262 genome. Proteins encoded here:
- a CDS encoding response regulator transcription factor gives rise to the protein MFVVDDDPSVLRSLSRMFQLEGYAIEGFDHPRQILERKPGGRPGCVVLDLRMPELNGLELQEEMRRAGWKQPIIFISGHGDVPAAVKAMKAGAVDFLPKPVGMAELLEAVERALARDRAAVASEQELEALRVRFSTLSPREREVCQGVARGLLNKQIAAELGTAEQTVRLQRARAMEKLAVDSVPELVRLLERLGSPS
- a CDS encoding serine/threonine-protein kinase, whose translation is MSEPEQDERTAAPGEARTVISPRRGPAPSEGERPTPPVSGGEGLHVAPGRTLAGRYTVLDVLGQGGMGVVLAAYDARLDRRVALKLVHSREADRGGDGLAQVRMVREAQSMARLNHPHVVAVYDAGKLEDGSVFIAMEYVQGQTLRSWCQHTPPRPWRKVIDAYLDAGRGLAAAHAAGLVHRDFKPDNVLVGEDGRVRVTDFGLARAGSVPDDAKPPVTALPSSAMQAPLTLPGSVLGTPAYMAPELLQGQTANVRSDVYAFCASLHEALHGRVPYPMDSMASILRLKERQPPVPPEDSQVPAWVSRAVLQGLHPDPLQRPGSLEQVLRRLEDDPEVRRRTWLRMGGLAASVALLAGLAVWTWGRQQGPGCESLERRLEGVWDAPVKARVTQALEATGLPYAKDTARRVERLLDGYAQAWVKQRIEVCQVAAAHPAEAPRAQRLELLREACLEQRRSQLQTFTGLLGRGPDPELVDKAVPVAQALPPLEYCADAQALLAAVPPPEDPQVRARVEALRARVEPLAVLLSAGKYKEGLALSEQLLPQVEPVGHAPLLARALLLRAQLQEGAGDYKGSESTALRAISEAARGRDAVLVARAWNLRLLLVGIRQARPKDAEWLEPMVETVVELAGDEATRADSLQVRGRLLENVGQFKQAREHYESVLSLREKLHGKSHLQVALALMDLGNVLRRMGQYAQARERLERALAIQRDTVGPTHLSVAHTLASLGIVFKELGQFEEARVRHERALDIVEAALGPDHLQTATLLSQLGNVLLEQGRYEEARARHESGLAILEKALGPEHPNVSKVLASLGIDLASLGRYEDARLRFERALAIQEKTFGPEHPDVAAMLTNLGGVLADLGRNEEAKARLERALAVLEKALGPQHPMLSIPRTLLGRALTRLGRYEEAQPQLDRALALQQQPQEHAGLAEPLTGLGLLQLARGKPAAAVPLLERALRLAPEEAATETRFVLAQALWESKQERPRALELATRSQKDWQRRGNAPRLTEVSQWLASRR